A single window of Vibrio sp. HB236076 DNA harbors:
- a CDS encoding anhydro-N-acetylmuramic acid kinase, whose protein sequence is MTALYIGIMSGTSLDGIDTVLVDCSTPQCQLIAHHQTHMPADIKRHILSINQGQATDLPFIGELDYRLGHLFARSVQQLLNKAQVPAEHICAIGSHGQTVFHQPDGCTPFTMQLGDANIIAVETGIDTVADFRRKDMALGGQGAPLVPAFHRAIFPPQSSTQVILNIGGIANITVLPDDGSIIGYDTGPGNMLMDAWCEYHIGKPYDEHGEWAQQGQIITPLLSRLMRDPYLDKAPPKSTGREHYHLEWLTHQIGQTDYQAEDVQRTLCEFTAASIAHHIHRHQQGPTPQVWVCGGGVHNPLLMKRLAALLPEWQVKATDSRGYSSDYMEAMAFAWLAKQRLTHQVSNVPEVTGARQAASLGVIYYA, encoded by the coding sequence ATGACAGCGCTGTACATTGGAATCATGTCAGGCACCAGCCTAGACGGTATTGATACGGTATTGGTCGATTGTTCGACCCCGCAATGCCAACTGATTGCTCACCATCAAACGCACATGCCGGCAGACATCAAACGGCACATTTTATCGATAAATCAAGGGCAAGCGACCGATTTACCTTTTATTGGTGAGCTCGATTATCGACTCGGCCATTTATTTGCCCGCAGCGTTCAACAATTGCTGAACAAGGCACAAGTACCGGCCGAACACATCTGCGCCATCGGCAGTCATGGACAAACGGTATTCCATCAACCCGATGGTTGTACTCCTTTTACCATGCAACTTGGCGACGCCAATATCATCGCGGTTGAAACGGGTATCGATACCGTGGCAGACTTTCGTCGTAAAGACATGGCACTGGGCGGCCAAGGCGCCCCACTGGTCCCGGCTTTTCATCGCGCTATTTTTCCCCCTCAGAGCTCGACTCAAGTGATCCTCAATATTGGTGGGATTGCCAATATCACGGTTTTACCGGACGATGGCAGTATTATCGGCTACGATACCGGACCGGGTAATATGCTCATGGATGCCTGGTGTGAATACCACATTGGCAAGCCTTATGATGAACACGGCGAGTGGGCACAGCAAGGTCAAATCATTACGCCACTATTGAGTCGCTTAATGCGTGACCCCTATTTAGACAAAGCGCCACCGAAAAGCACCGGGCGAGAACATTACCACCTCGAGTGGCTGACCCATCAAATCGGCCAAACGGACTACCAAGCCGAAGATGTCCAACGCACTTTATGTGAATTTACCGCCGCCAGTATCGCTCACCACATCCATCGACACCAGCAAGGCCCAACGCCTCAAGTGTGGGTTTGCGGGGGCGGAGTACACAACCCACTATTGATGAAACGCCTTGCAGCTCTGTTGCCCGAATGGCAAGTCAAAGCGACCGACAGCCGAGGTTACAGCAGCGATTATATGGAAGCCATGGCCTTTGCCTGGCTTGCCAAACAACGACTGACCCACCAAGTAAGCAATGTTCCTGAAGTGACAGGAGCT
- the nagZ gene encoding beta-N-acetylhexosaminidase, producing MGPLWIDVAGYQLSEQECLRLQQPIVGGVILFARNHQNSEQLKALTTEIRRVAKRPILIGVDQEGGRVQRFKQGFTRLPSAFAYHQYDNGLELAKAGGYVMASELLGHGIDLSFAPVLDVGQQCLAIGDRSFGQHLDEVRRYSRAFLLGMKEAGMATTGKHFPGHGGVVADSHLETPFDHRNDLFEADMTVFQHHIEQRLLDAMMPAHVVYPHYDSQPASGSGFWLKTVLRQQLGFDGVVFSDDLAMKGASFMGSPVERARQALDAGCDMILVCNDHKAQQSIIDELSYREVAKAAVLLSDSSRLMRNYRACPRWQQAQSLLLSV from the coding sequence ATGGGACCGTTGTGGATTGATGTCGCAGGTTATCAACTCAGTGAACAAGAGTGCCTGCGCTTACAGCAGCCGATTGTCGGTGGCGTGATCCTCTTTGCCCGCAATCACCAAAATAGTGAGCAACTCAAAGCATTGACAACCGAGATACGCCGGGTTGCCAAGCGGCCCATTTTAATTGGTGTGGATCAAGAAGGTGGGCGAGTTCAGCGTTTTAAACAAGGCTTTACCCGTTTGCCAAGTGCTTTTGCCTACCATCAATACGATAACGGCCTGGAACTCGCCAAAGCCGGCGGGTATGTGATGGCGAGCGAATTACTTGGTCATGGCATCGATTTGAGTTTTGCTCCGGTGTTAGACGTAGGCCAGCAGTGTCTCGCGATTGGCGATCGCAGTTTTGGTCAGCACCTTGATGAAGTCCGTCGTTATAGTCGAGCCTTTTTGCTGGGAATGAAAGAAGCGGGCATGGCCACGACGGGAAAACACTTTCCCGGCCATGGTGGTGTGGTGGCGGATTCACACCTCGAAACCCCATTTGATCATCGCAATGACCTTTTTGAAGCAGACATGACCGTGTTTCAGCATCACATTGAGCAGCGCTTGCTCGATGCCATGATGCCTGCGCATGTGGTCTACCCGCATTATGATTCACAACCGGCGAGTGGCTCTGGGTTTTGGCTTAAAACGGTTTTAAGGCAACAACTTGGCTTTGACGGGGTTGTCTTTTCTGATGACTTGGCGATGAAAGGGGCGAGTTTTATGGGCAGTCCGGTTGAGCGAGCCCGACAAGCCCTCGACGCGGGGTGCGATATGATCCTAGTGTGTAACGATCACAAAGCCCAACAAAGCATTATTGATGAGCTCAGTTATCGAGAGGTTGCAAAAGCGGCGGTTTTATTGTCTGATTCCAGCAGGTTAATGCGCAACTACCGGGCTTGTCCGCGTTGGCAACAAGCACAATCGTTATTACTGAGTGTGTAA